In a single window of the Amycolatopsis sp. cg5 genome:
- a CDS encoding VOC family protein: MSRIIAITVDCQDAEKLAAFWQQALDYPEPRRWRDGHGLTYVELQGKSGTPLLFQPVGEGKRVKNRVHVDIAPADLDQYAEIERLIALGARVLKDDPAEHFVVLADPEGNEFCVLPRTELVRDEHVH; the protein is encoded by the coding sequence ATGAGCAGGATCATCGCGATCACCGTGGATTGCCAAGACGCGGAGAAGCTGGCCGCGTTCTGGCAGCAGGCGCTGGACTATCCAGAACCGCGCCGCTGGCGCGACGGCCATGGGCTGACCTATGTGGAGCTACAAGGCAAAAGCGGGACTCCGCTGCTGTTCCAGCCGGTCGGTGAAGGCAAGCGGGTCAAGAACCGCGTCCACGTCGACATCGCGCCCGCCGATCTCGACCAGTACGCCGAAATCGAGCGTCTGATCGCACTCGGAGCCCGGGTGCTCAAAGACGATCCGGCCGAACACTTCGTCGTGCTTGCCGACCCGGAAGGCAACGAGTTCTGCGTGCTCCCCCGCACCGAACTTGTTCGGGACGAACACGTTCATTAG
- a CDS encoding sensor histidine kinase: protein MLAIFERLSWVQRGALALGLLVAATLAVGEGFSAETPATGIGLAICGLVQVAVLAMPTLRPVVVLEAVLVSLAFTAICRALPDGLDNTYGMVETIALACLISRAIIELPPRRSVLLVPPMFLAIVVMPTRCYTIERPELEVFVILTSLAVCLVVLLALYLRLQDQRRADSHEMARQLQRLTYARDLHDFVAHHVTAIVAQAQAVRFTTAAGQQPTPEALDAMLAGIEKAGSQALASMRGMIAVLRDDQPVPVRKPLGVVLSEATGAFVGPPVTTEIEEPLAEAYLVPHVLDAVHHVVQESLTNVLRHAEGTTGVQVSARTLPDDKLEVVVRNDGAAKLCSSGGGFGLVGLGERVEAAGGTLTAGASDDGWRVAATLPLTLALPS from the coding sequence ATGCTGGCGATATTCGAAAGGCTCTCCTGGGTTCAGCGCGGCGCGCTGGCGTTGGGACTGCTCGTGGCGGCCACTCTCGCGGTGGGTGAGGGCTTCAGCGCGGAAACACCGGCCACGGGCATCGGCCTGGCGATCTGTGGTCTGGTGCAGGTGGCCGTGCTGGCCATGCCGACACTGCGTCCGGTCGTGGTACTGGAAGCGGTTCTCGTGTCGCTCGCGTTCACCGCCATCTGCCGGGCCTTGCCGGATGGGCTCGACAACACCTACGGCATGGTGGAGACGATCGCGCTGGCCTGCCTGATCTCACGGGCGATCATCGAACTGCCACCCCGGCGCTCGGTCCTGCTCGTCCCGCCGATGTTCCTCGCGATCGTGGTCATGCCGACCCGGTGTTACACGATCGAGCGGCCTGAGCTGGAGGTCTTCGTCATCCTGACCTCGCTCGCCGTGTGCCTGGTGGTCCTGCTCGCGCTGTACCTGCGGTTGCAGGACCAGCGCCGGGCCGACAGCCACGAGATGGCCAGGCAGCTGCAGCGTCTCACTTACGCCCGCGACCTGCACGACTTCGTCGCCCACCACGTGACGGCGATCGTCGCGCAGGCGCAGGCCGTCCGCTTCACCACGGCGGCCGGTCAGCAGCCGACACCGGAAGCACTCGACGCGATGCTGGCGGGTATCGAAAAGGCGGGTTCGCAGGCGCTGGCGTCGATGCGCGGGATGATCGCGGTGCTGCGCGACGACCAGCCGGTGCCCGTGCGCAAGCCGCTCGGCGTGGTGCTGTCCGAGGCGACCGGCGCGTTCGTCGGCCCGCCGGTCACCACCGAGATCGAGGAGCCGCTCGCCGAGGCTTACCTCGTCCCGCACGTCCTGGACGCCGTGCACCACGTCGTCCAGGAATCGCTGACCAACGTGCTCCGGCACGCGGAAGGCACCACCGGCGTCCAGGTCAGCGCCCGTACCTTGCCCGACGACAAGCTGGAGGTGGTGGTGCGCAACGACGGCGCGGCCAAACTCTGCTCCTCCGGCGGCGGCTTCGGCCTCGTCGGCCTGGGCGAACGCGTCGAAGCCGCGGGCGGGACGCTGACCGCCGGTGCGTCGGACGACGGCTGGCGCGTGGCCGCGACGTTGCCGTTGACCTTGGCTCTGCCATCATGA
- a CDS encoding ABC transporter ATP-binding protein, with product MNEHAVAEVEQLGKVYGTDGAAVVALSEVSVRFRRGEFAAIMGPSGSGKSTFMHCLAGLDTPTSGKARIAGVDLGSLNDEQLTQVRREKIGFVFQSFNLLPTLSAWENITLPLSLSGKKPDKAWTDQVIGAMGLADRLDHRPAQLSGGQQQRVACARALITRPEIVVADEPTGNLDSRSGAQILSLLQRCARQWQQTVLMVTHDPIAAGYADRVLFLADGRLVDEMTQPTPSRVLDRMRQFDTQAVG from the coding sequence ATGAACGAACACGCTGTCGCCGAAGTGGAGCAACTCGGCAAGGTCTATGGCACCGACGGTGCCGCCGTGGTCGCGCTGTCCGAGGTGTCGGTGCGCTTCCGCCGCGGCGAATTCGCCGCGATCATGGGCCCGTCCGGCTCCGGCAAGTCCACCTTCATGCACTGCCTCGCCGGGCTGGACACCCCCACTTCCGGCAAGGCCCGTATCGCGGGCGTCGACCTCGGCTCGCTGAACGATGAGCAGCTGACGCAGGTCCGCCGGGAGAAGATCGGGTTCGTCTTCCAGTCGTTCAACCTGCTGCCCACGTTGAGCGCCTGGGAGAACATCACGCTGCCGTTGTCGTTGTCCGGCAAGAAGCCCGACAAGGCCTGGACCGATCAGGTCATCGGCGCGATGGGGCTGGCCGACCGCCTCGACCACCGGCCCGCGCAGCTCTCCGGCGGCCAGCAGCAACGCGTCGCGTGCGCGCGTGCGCTGATCACCCGACCGGAGATCGTCGTCGCCGACGAGCCGACCGGAAACCTGGATTCCCGCTCCGGCGCACAGATTCTCTCGCTGCTGCAGCGGTGCGCGCGCCAGTGGCAGCAGACGGTGCTGATGGTCACGCACGACCCGATCGCGGCGGGCTACGCCGATCGCGTCCTCTTCCTGGCCGACGGCCGGCTGGTCGACGAGATGACCCAGCCGACGCCGAGCCGGGTGCTCGACCGCATGCGCCAGTTCGACACGCAGGCGGTGGGCTGA
- a CDS encoding TetR/AcrR family transcriptional regulator: MTTRSRRERPAKPALTYEGIVATAVRLMETEGLQRVTMRRLAQELDTGAASLYVYVANTAELHAAILEHLLGTVDLRPVRAKGDWQDRLIAVLRSYTQVLFAHPALASSALIARPSGPNYLALVEAILALLHKGGVPDAQAAWGIDALLLVATATAAEQSARAESGSAPADHEAAVAALRDASPKTHPRVAALGDDLFSGPPEARLDWILRTVVNGTSGTPRS, encoded by the coding sequence ATGACCACTCGCAGCCGCCGCGAGCGCCCGGCCAAGCCCGCGCTGACCTACGAAGGCATCGTCGCCACGGCCGTCCGCTTGATGGAAACCGAAGGCCTGCAACGGGTCACGATGCGCAGGCTCGCCCAGGAGCTGGACACCGGCGCGGCCTCCCTCTACGTCTACGTGGCCAACACGGCCGAGCTGCACGCCGCCATCCTGGAGCACCTGCTCGGCACCGTCGACCTCCGCCCCGTCCGTGCCAAAGGCGACTGGCAGGACCGGCTCATCGCCGTGCTCCGCTCGTACACCCAAGTTTTATTCGCACATCCGGCTTTGGCGAGTTCCGCGCTGATCGCCCGCCCCTCCGGCCCGAACTACCTGGCACTCGTCGAAGCGATACTCGCGTTGCTGCACAAGGGCGGAGTCCCGGACGCGCAGGCCGCCTGGGGCATCGACGCGCTCTTGCTCGTCGCGACCGCGACGGCCGCCGAGCAGTCGGCGCGCGCCGAGAGCGGCTCCGCGCCCGCGGATCACGAGGCCGCGGTCGCCGCGCTGCGAGACGCCTCCCCCAAGACACACCCGCGCGTCGCCGCGCTCGGCGACGACCTCTTCTCCGGCCCACCGGAAGCGCGCCTGGACTGGATCCTGCGCACGGTCGTCAACGGAACCTCAGGCACCCCAAGGTCGTGA
- a CDS encoding CsbD family protein, whose amino-acid sequence MNDKMENKAEELKGKAKEAVGDATGNEQWQAEGKADQAKGSLKQAGEKVKDAIKGVTGKD is encoded by the coding sequence GTGAACGACAAGATGGAGAACAAGGCCGAAGAGCTCAAGGGCAAGGCCAAGGAAGCCGTCGGCGACGCCACCGGCAACGAGCAGTGGCAGGCCGAGGGCAAGGCCGACCAGGCCAAGGGCTCACTCAAGCAGGCAGGCGAAAAGGTCAAGGACGCCATCAAGGGCGTCACCGGCAAGGACTGA
- a CDS encoding response regulator, producing MSTRVLIADDQEMMRSAFGMILASQPDIEVVASVGDGQAAVDEARRLRPDVCLLDIRMPKLDGLEATRLLAGPGVLNPLNVLIATTFDLDEYVYRALRNGACGFLLKDMSPALLVEAVRAASAGATLISPTVTTRLLAHFALDRTDKATPDSAPAEPLTERELDVVRQVAQGRTNSEIAADLFVSQATVKTHLANIQRKLTVRNRVEIAAWAWRTGLCV from the coding sequence ATGAGCACCCGTGTGTTGATCGCCGACGACCAGGAGATGATGCGGTCGGCGTTCGGGATGATCCTGGCGTCCCAGCCCGACATCGAGGTCGTCGCCTCGGTCGGCGACGGCCAGGCCGCCGTCGACGAGGCACGCAGGCTCCGCCCCGACGTCTGCCTGCTCGACATCCGGATGCCCAAGCTCGACGGCCTGGAAGCGACCCGGTTGCTCGCCGGCCCCGGCGTGCTCAACCCGTTGAACGTCCTCATCGCGACCACCTTCGACCTCGACGAGTACGTTTACCGCGCGCTCCGCAACGGCGCCTGCGGCTTCCTCTTGAAGGACATGTCACCCGCCCTGCTCGTCGAGGCCGTCCGCGCCGCGTCGGCGGGCGCGACGTTGATCTCCCCGACGGTGACCACCCGCCTGCTGGCCCACTTCGCGCTCGACCGCACGGACAAGGCCACCCCCGACAGCGCACCGGCCGAACCGCTGACCGAGCGGGAGTTGGACGTGGTCCGCCAGGTCGCGCAGGGCCGCACGAACAGCGAGATCGCCGCTGACCTCTTCGTGAGCCAGGCGACGGTCAAGACGCACCTGGCCAACATCCAGCGCAAGCTCACGGTGCGCAACCGCGTGGAGATCGCGGCATGGGCCTGGCGCACCGGACTTTGCGTCTAG
- a CDS encoding ABC transporter permease, which yields MFRLAFRSILAHKARYLLPTIGVVLGVAFVVGSLLYGDAVKTSIERAQIRAQADVAVKVTPDRYSTPMGDDVLAQLKGLQGVTEVRPIADGRAFLVGKDGALVGLPDRAVGVSYDPARFPLSAGKAPSGPDEVAIDELAAKKAGFAVGDQVSVIVKGVVRQVRLVGVFAGNDARLASGGTLVAFELKTAVEQFAHTAGSYTAIDLVAAPGTSQDALASSVTAMLSKDYLAETGSQLNTPHSDSKITEILLIFAAVALFVAVFLVANTFTMLAAARARENALLRAVGASRKYVLRTVLAEALVLGLIATVLGYLLGIGAAAALNSAFAVINGPGVPLQVFSVGALCAAIGVGIGVTTVAAYVPARRAAAIPPIAALRTGVPPTAKSLRRRNIIGLVVTLIGAAITAGGIQSEDLVYLGAPVTMLGLIVLTPWFSLGLTKLLRGPLTRLSGMRGTLAVENTRRNPRRTAATATTLMIGLSVCAAVTVPIASVAAADAKQSATNDKADIEVTAIDYADLSAKTVADIAKVPGVTSVTPMSQVGIQLESGGYLNPTGVDPKTVKDFLPLTIKQGSLDQLTTGLAVSEQVAAKHGWTIGTVITGTAKAASGDSPVSLPIVAIYETPESGEQALIASPQDASPQKILVKAQDAPAASKAIQQALANPTLVVQTKAEVAESAGSKAAVFLNILYALLSVSVLIGALGVVNTMTMSTLERVREIGLLRAVGLGRKQVGSVLRLESVIIAMLGAVIGLVAGCALGAVVVLSQEKLTLVLPWERLGLFVLVTVAIGILASLWPARKAAQTPILTAIHADTE from the coding sequence ATGTTCCGCCTGGCGTTCCGTTCGATCCTGGCGCACAAGGCCAGGTATCTCCTGCCCACGATCGGCGTGGTGCTCGGCGTCGCGTTCGTGGTGGGCTCGCTGCTCTACGGCGACGCCGTCAAGACGTCGATCGAGCGTGCCCAGATCCGCGCGCAGGCCGACGTCGCGGTGAAGGTGACCCCGGACCGCTACAGCACGCCGATGGGCGACGACGTGCTCGCGCAACTCAAAGGGCTGCAAGGGGTCACCGAGGTCCGGCCGATAGCCGACGGCCGCGCGTTCCTCGTCGGCAAGGACGGCGCGCTCGTCGGACTGCCCGATCGTGCGGTCGGCGTGAGCTACGACCCCGCCCGCTTCCCGCTGAGTGCCGGAAAGGCTCCGAGCGGACCCGACGAGGTCGCCATCGACGAACTCGCCGCGAAGAAAGCCGGTTTCGCAGTCGGTGACCAGGTAAGCGTGATCGTCAAGGGCGTCGTGCGTCAGGTGCGGCTCGTCGGCGTGTTCGCGGGCAATGACGCGCGGCTGGCTTCGGGCGGCACGCTCGTCGCGTTCGAGCTGAAGACCGCGGTCGAGCAGTTCGCGCACACCGCCGGCAGCTACACGGCGATCGACCTGGTGGCCGCGCCCGGCACCAGCCAGGACGCCCTCGCGAGCAGCGTCACCGCCATGCTGTCGAAGGACTACCTCGCCGAGACGGGCAGCCAGCTCAACACCCCGCACAGCGACAGCAAGATCACCGAGATCCTGCTGATCTTCGCAGCCGTCGCCCTGTTCGTCGCGGTCTTCCTCGTCGCGAACACGTTCACCATGCTCGCCGCGGCACGCGCCCGCGAGAACGCGCTGCTACGCGCGGTCGGCGCGTCACGGAAGTACGTGCTGCGCACAGTTCTCGCCGAAGCGCTCGTGCTCGGCCTGATCGCCACCGTGCTCGGGTACCTGCTCGGCATCGGCGCGGCCGCCGCGCTCAACAGCGCGTTCGCGGTGATCAACGGGCCGGGTGTGCCGCTGCAGGTGTTCAGTGTCGGCGCGCTGTGCGCCGCGATCGGGGTCGGCATCGGCGTGACCACCGTCGCCGCCTACGTCCCCGCGCGCCGAGCGGCCGCCATCCCGCCGATCGCGGCACTGCGTACCGGTGTCCCGCCGACCGCGAAGTCGTTGCGCCGCAGGAACATCATCGGCCTCGTCGTCACGCTGATCGGTGCCGCGATCACCGCGGGCGGCATCCAGAGCGAGGACCTGGTCTACCTCGGAGCGCCGGTGACCATGCTCGGGTTGATCGTGCTGACACCGTGGTTCAGCCTCGGCCTGACCAAGCTGCTGCGCGGGCCACTGACCCGGCTGAGCGGAATGCGCGGAACACTGGCCGTCGAGAACACCCGCCGCAACCCGCGTCGCACCGCCGCCACCGCGACGACACTGATGATCGGCCTGTCCGTGTGCGCCGCCGTCACCGTGCCGATCGCCTCGGTCGCCGCTGCCGACGCCAAGCAGTCCGCGACCAACGACAAGGCCGACATCGAAGTCACCGCCATCGACTACGCCGACCTGTCCGCGAAGACCGTCGCGGACATCGCCAAGGTGCCGGGCGTCACGTCCGTCACCCCGATGTCCCAGGTCGGCATCCAGCTGGAGAGCGGCGGCTACCTCAACCCGACCGGCGTGGATCCCAAGACCGTCAAGGACTTCCTGCCGCTCACGATCAAGCAGGGCTCGCTCGACCAGCTGACGACCGGGCTCGCGGTTTCGGAGCAGGTGGCGGCCAAACACGGCTGGACCATCGGCACCGTGATCACGGGCACGGCCAAGGCCGCGTCCGGCGACTCACCGGTGTCGCTGCCGATCGTGGCCATCTACGAGACCCCGGAGTCGGGCGAGCAGGCCCTGATCGCCTCGCCGCAGGACGCCTCGCCCCAGAAGATCCTGGTCAAGGCACAGGACGCGCCCGCGGCGAGCAAGGCGATCCAGCAGGCGCTGGCCAACCCGACGCTGGTGGTCCAGACGAAGGCCGAGGTCGCCGAGTCCGCGGGTTCGAAAGCGGCGGTCTTCCTCAACATCCTGTACGCGTTGCTGAGCGTTTCGGTGCTGATCGGCGCGCTCGGGGTGGTCAACACGATGACCATGTCCACTTTGGAGCGAGTGCGCGAGATCGGCCTGCTGCGCGCGGTCGGCCTCGGCCGCAAGCAGGTCGGCTCGGTGCTGCGGCTCGAGTCGGTGATCATCGCGATGCTCGGCGCGGTCATCGGGCTGGTCGCGGGCTGCGCGCTCGGGGCGGTGGTCGTGCTCAGCCAGGAGAAGCTGACGCTGGTGCTGCCTTGGGAACGACTGGGCCTGTTCGTGCTGGTGACCGTCGCGATCGGCATCCTGGCCTCGCTGTGGCCGGCCAGGAAAGCGGCCCAGACGCCGATCCTCACCGCCATCCACGCCGACACCGAATAA
- the argG gene encoding argininosuccinate synthase — translation MSKVLTSLPIGERVGIAFSGGLDTSVAVAWMRDKGAVPCTYTADIGQPDEPDIASVPGRAKSYGAEIARVIDCRAALVEEGLAALSCGAFHIRTGGRTYFNTTPLGRAVTGTLLVRAMLEDDVQIWGDGSTYKGNDIERFYRYGLLANPALRIYKPWLDADFVTELGGRKEMSEWLVAHGLPYRDSTEKAYSTDANIWGATHEAKALEHLNAGIELVEPIMGVRFWDPAVEIATEDVTIGFEQGRPVTINGAKFDSAVDLVLEANTIGGRHGLGMSDQIENRVIEAKSRGIYEAPGMALLHAAYERLVNAIHNEDTLATYHNEGRRLGRLMYEGRWLDPQSLMIRESLQRWVGMAVTGEVTLRLRRGEDYSIIDTAGPAFSYHPDKLSMERTEDSAFGPVDRIGQLTMRNLDIADSRAKLEQYAGLGMVGGQQAMLIAAAQPSTELIGAMPEGGAEVIASRGEAPVDDQFLDAAAMESGTD, via the coding sequence GTGTCCAAAGTGCTCACTTCCCTGCCCATCGGTGAACGTGTCGGCATCGCCTTCTCGGGCGGTCTCGACACCTCGGTCGCGGTCGCGTGGATGCGCGACAAAGGTGCGGTGCCCTGCACCTACACCGCCGACATCGGCCAGCCCGACGAACCGGACATCGCGTCGGTGCCCGGCCGCGCCAAGTCGTACGGCGCCGAGATCGCCCGTGTGATCGACTGCCGCGCCGCGCTGGTCGAGGAGGGGCTCGCGGCGCTGTCGTGCGGCGCGTTCCACATCCGCACCGGCGGCCGCACGTACTTCAACACCACCCCGCTCGGCCGGGCGGTGACCGGCACCCTGCTGGTCCGCGCGATGCTCGAGGACGACGTCCAGATCTGGGGCGACGGCTCGACCTACAAGGGCAACGACATCGAGCGGTTCTACCGCTACGGCCTGCTCGCGAACCCGGCGCTGCGGATCTACAAGCCGTGGCTCGACGCCGACTTCGTCACCGAGCTCGGTGGCCGCAAGGAGATGTCCGAGTGGCTGGTCGCGCACGGCCTGCCGTACCGCGACAGCACCGAGAAGGCCTACTCGACCGACGCCAACATCTGGGGCGCGACGCACGAGGCCAAGGCGCTGGAGCACCTCAACGCCGGCATCGAGCTGGTCGAGCCGATCATGGGCGTGCGGTTCTGGGACCCGGCGGTCGAGATCGCGACCGAGGACGTGACCATCGGCTTCGAGCAGGGCCGCCCGGTCACCATCAACGGCGCCAAGTTCGACTCCGCGGTCGACCTGGTGCTCGAGGCCAACACCATCGGTGGCAGGCACGGGCTCGGCATGTCCGACCAGATCGAGAACCGCGTGATCGAGGCCAAGAGCCGCGGCATCTACGAGGCGCCCGGCATGGCGCTGCTGCACGCCGCGTACGAGCGGCTGGTCAACGCGATCCACAACGAAGACACCCTCGCCACCTACCACAACGAGGGCAGGCGGCTCGGCAGGCTGATGTACGAGGGCCGCTGGCTCGACCCGCAGTCGCTGATGATCCGCGAGTCGCTGCAGCGCTGGGTCGGCATGGCCGTCACCGGCGAGGTGACGCTGCGGCTGCGGCGCGGCGAGGACTACTCGATCATCGACACGGCCGGTCCCGCGTTCAGCTACCACCCCGACAAGCTGTCGATGGAGCGCACCGAAGACTCCGCGTTCGGCCCGGTGGACCGGATCGGCCAGCTGACCATGCGCAACCTCGACATCGCCGACTCCCGCGCCAAGCTGGAGCAGTACGCCGGGCTGGGCATGGTCGGCGGGCAGCAGGCGATGCTGATCGCCGCCGCGCAGCCGTCGACCGAGCTGATCGGCGCGATGCCGGAGGGCGGCGCCGAGGTCATCGCCTCGCGCGGCGAGGCGCCGGTCGACGACCAGTTCCTGGACGCGGCCGCGATGGAGTCGGGCACCGACTAA
- a CDS encoding beta-propeller domain-containing protein — translation METKFRVAVACATVLLAAASALPTLPVAEPKTTVFKEEPPSSRLAAFDSCPAALDAFKRALLPRLGEYNQRVGPDFTGARAIAAEAAPQDSAAKFSQTNTHEAGVDEPDLVKTDGNRLVTVADGTLRVMDVASRKPSGSLVLPGGMATQLLLQGDRALVVSEGAIMPDFEGRKPAPGANGPRLTLVDLAGAPKVLETLTTDGAFVDARQVGGVARLVLRSAPRLAFPYPADPRRNRDILLQSRIDEWLPHYTLEREGGSQEGMLVPCDQVKRPAEYTAASMLTVLTVDLAGRLGTGDPMSIVADGDIVYGTGTSLYVADENQADTEIHRFDIAKPGKPVHTGSGSVRGRLLNQYSMSEYDGHLRVATTVDTVGHSKVTVLDGKLAAVGELGGLGAGERIYAVRFLGAVGYVVTFRQTDPLYTVDLSDPKKPRAVGELKISGYSAYLHPAGDGRLIGVGQEASDKGRTLGTQVSLFDVHDLAKPGLLAKHHLKGAHSEAEYDPHAFLYWPDNGLLVVPVNGDRAGSGALVLRLTDSGFTEVGSVGQDGGVRRALVLDGALWTVSETGVLVSDLTSLARLTWQPFG, via the coding sequence ATGGAGACCAAGTTCCGGGTGGCGGTGGCGTGCGCGACCGTGCTGCTGGCCGCGGCGAGCGCGTTGCCGACCTTGCCTGTGGCCGAACCGAAAACGACGGTCTTCAAGGAGGAGCCGCCGTCCTCCCGGCTGGCCGCCTTCGACTCGTGCCCGGCGGCGCTCGACGCGTTCAAACGCGCGCTGCTGCCGCGGCTCGGTGAGTACAACCAGCGGGTGGGACCGGATTTCACCGGCGCGCGGGCGATCGCGGCCGAGGCGGCGCCGCAAGACAGTGCGGCCAAGTTCTCCCAGACCAACACGCACGAAGCCGGTGTCGACGAGCCAGATCTGGTGAAGACCGACGGGAACCGGCTGGTCACCGTCGCCGATGGCACGCTGCGGGTGATGGACGTGGCGAGCCGCAAGCCCAGCGGCTCGCTCGTGTTGCCGGGTGGGATGGCCACCCAATTGCTACTGCAGGGTGACCGTGCGCTCGTGGTGTCCGAAGGCGCGATCATGCCCGACTTCGAGGGACGGAAGCCCGCGCCGGGCGCCAATGGGCCTCGGCTGACCTTGGTCGATCTGGCAGGCGCGCCCAAGGTACTGGAGACACTGACCACCGATGGCGCTTTCGTCGACGCGCGGCAGGTCGGCGGGGTCGCGCGGCTGGTGTTGCGGTCCGCGCCGCGGCTGGCGTTCCCGTATCCGGCGGACCCGCGGCGGAATCGGGACATCCTGCTGCAGTCGAGGATCGACGAGTGGCTGCCGCACTACACGCTGGAACGTGAAGGCGGCAGCCAAGAAGGCATGCTCGTGCCGTGCGATCAGGTGAAGCGGCCCGCCGAGTACACGGCGGCCTCGATGCTCACGGTGCTGACCGTCGATCTCGCCGGGCGGCTCGGCACGGGTGATCCGATGTCGATCGTGGCCGATGGGGACATCGTCTACGGCACCGGCACGAGTCTTTATGTCGCCGACGAAAACCAGGCGGACACCGAGATCCACCGCTTCGACATCGCGAAGCCGGGCAAGCCCGTGCACACCGGGTCGGGCTCGGTGCGCGGACGGCTGCTCAACCAGTACTCGATGTCCGAGTACGACGGGCATCTCCGCGTCGCGACCACTGTGGACACTGTCGGGCACAGCAAGGTCACCGTGCTGGACGGCAAGCTCGCCGCGGTCGGTGAACTCGGCGGACTCGGTGCGGGGGAACGGATCTACGCGGTGCGGTTCCTCGGCGCGGTCGGCTATGTGGTGACGTTCCGGCAGACCGACCCGCTGTACACAGTGGACCTTTCGGATCCGAAGAAGCCGCGCGCGGTGGGGGAGTTGAAGATCAGCGGCTACTCCGCCTACCTGCATCCCGCGGGCGACGGCCGGTTGATCGGTGTCGGGCAGGAGGCCAGTGACAAGGGCCGGACGCTGGGCACGCAGGTGTCGCTCTTCGACGTCCACGACCTGGCCAAGCCGGGCCTGCTCGCCAAGCACCACCTGAAGGGCGCGCACTCCGAGGCCGAGTACGACCCGCACGCCTTCCTGTACTGGCCGGACAACGGACTGCTCGTCGTGCCGGTCAACGGGGACCGGGCAGGCAGTGGCGCGCTGGTGCTTCGCCTGACCGACAGCGGGTTTACCGAAGTCGGCAGCGTCGGCCAAGACGGCGGCGTCCGGCGCGCGCTGGTGCTCGACGGTGCACTGTGGACGGTGTCGGAGACGGGCGTGCTGGTCAGTGATCTGACCAGCCTCGCCCGTCTCACGTGGCAGCCGTTCGGTTAG
- the eno gene encoding phosphopyruvate hydratase produces MTAIVRVHGRQVLDSRGNPTVEVDVELADGSLGRAAVPSGASTGTKEAVELRDGDKSQFHGKGVRKAVDAVNTEIAEAVIGLDAEAQAEVDRTLIELDGTPNKARLGANATLGVSLAVVKAAAAASRLPLYRYVGGVFAHLLPMPMMNIINGGAHADNPIDFQEFMIGPVGAETFADAVRMGSEVFHTLRKSLHEAGHGTNVGDEGGFAPNLSSADEALEFVLKAIEQSGYQPGEDIALLLDPAASEFYTGEVYDYTGEGRKRSVEEHVAYLADLTARYPIVSIEDGLAQDDFTGWKQLTDTIGDRVQLVGDDVFCTNVNLLKDGIERGIGNSILVKVNQIGTLTETLTTVETAHKAGYSVVMSHRSGETEDTTIADLAVATNCGQIKTGSLSRSDRTAKYNQLIRIEEELGAEAKYAGASTLRGH; encoded by the coding sequence ATGACCGCCATCGTCCGTGTGCACGGCCGCCAGGTGCTCGACAGCCGAGGCAACCCGACCGTCGAGGTCGACGTCGAGCTGGCCGACGGCTCGCTCGGCAGGGCCGCGGTCCCGTCCGGCGCCTCGACCGGGACGAAGGAGGCCGTCGAGCTGCGCGACGGCGACAAGTCGCAGTTCCACGGCAAGGGCGTCCGCAAGGCCGTCGACGCGGTCAACACCGAGATCGCCGAAGCCGTCATCGGCCTCGACGCCGAGGCGCAGGCCGAGGTCGACCGCACGCTGATCGAGCTCGACGGCACCCCGAACAAGGCCCGCCTGGGCGCGAACGCGACACTCGGCGTCTCACTCGCCGTGGTCAAGGCCGCCGCCGCGGCCAGCAGGCTGCCGCTCTACCGCTACGTCGGCGGCGTGTTCGCGCACCTGCTCCCGATGCCGATGATGAACATCATCAACGGCGGCGCGCACGCCGACAACCCGATCGACTTCCAGGAGTTCATGATCGGCCCGGTCGGCGCCGAGACCTTCGCCGACGCCGTCCGCATGGGCTCCGAGGTGTTCCACACGCTCCGCAAGTCCTTGCACGAAGCAGGCCACGGCACCAACGTCGGCGACGAGGGCGGTTTCGCCCCGAACCTCAGCTCCGCCGACGAGGCACTGGAGTTCGTGCTCAAAGCGATCGAGCAGTCCGGCTACCAGCCGGGCGAGGACATCGCGCTCCTGCTCGACCCCGCCGCGTCCGAGTTCTACACCGGCGAGGTCTACGACTACACCGGCGAAGGCCGCAAGCGCAGCGTCGAGGAGCACGTGGCCTACCTCGCCGACCTCACCGCGCGCTACCCGATCGTGTCCATCGAGGACGGTCTCGCGCAGGACGACTTCACCGGCTGGAAGCAGCTCACCGACACCATCGGCGACCGCGTCCAGCTCGTCGGCGACGACGTCTTCTGCACCAACGTGAACCTGCTCAAGGACGGCATCGAGCGCGGCATCGGCAACTCGATCCTGGTCAAGGTCAACCAGATCGGCACGCTCACCGAGACGCTCACGACGGTCGAGACCGCGCACAAGGCCGGGTACTCCGTGGTCATGTCGCACCGCTCCGGCGAGACCGAGGACACCACGATCGCGGACCTCGCGGTCGCCACCAACTGCGGCCAGATCAAGACCGGGTCGCTCTCGCGGTCCGACCGCACGGCCAAGTACAACCAGCTGATCCGCATCGAAGAGGAACTCGGCGCCGAAGCCAAGTACGCGGGCGCCTCCACGCTGCGCGGCCACTGA